In Micromonospora sp. WMMA1363, a genomic segment contains:
- a CDS encoding MFS transporter, whose amino-acid sequence MSAVTAAAKASGARPRLSPDFFRLWWADGISAIGDGVTIAAAPLLATRLTDDPRLIGAASVAFTAPFVLFGIPAGLLVDRLDLRRTMMWVNLARAGLLAVLAAGILGGWAGLPLLYLCMFLLGTGDVFCRNAAQVLVPRITPKGDLAVANARIMAAQEAGAGFVGPLIGALLFGVAVALPFGLDAVTFLCSAMLLSRIRYRGPATAPTATAGVLSEMLAGARWLWRHSLLRSLALLSCLINLAGSAMLAVLVVHSTEVLHLSPFGYGVMLACQAVGAVLASRFAPVLTDRFGREGALVATAVLIATSELVLATAPSPYAAGVALALFSCGTVTWNVVVVVLRQTLVPTHLLGRANSVYRLIAWGGLPIGAATGGVLAAAAGTPAVFGAGAAAMGVIAVALLLGARRHWIRRIEPDARPATGHDVEDRAKDER is encoded by the coding sequence GTGAGCGCGGTGACGGCCGCCGCGAAGGCGAGTGGGGCCCGACCTCGGCTGAGCCCCGACTTCTTTCGGCTGTGGTGGGCCGACGGCATCTCCGCCATCGGAGACGGCGTCACCATCGCCGCCGCGCCGCTGCTGGCCACCCGGTTGACCGACGACCCCCGCCTGATCGGCGCGGCGTCGGTCGCGTTCACCGCGCCGTTCGTGCTCTTCGGAATCCCCGCCGGCCTCCTCGTCGACCGCCTCGACCTCCGCCGCACGATGATGTGGGTAAACCTGGCCAGGGCCGGGCTGCTCGCGGTGCTCGCCGCCGGGATCCTCGGCGGGTGGGCCGGCCTGCCGCTGCTGTACCTCTGTATGTTCCTCCTCGGCACCGGCGACGTCTTCTGCCGCAACGCCGCGCAGGTGCTCGTCCCCCGGATCACCCCGAAGGGGGACCTGGCGGTCGCCAACGCCAGGATCATGGCCGCCCAGGAGGCCGGTGCCGGCTTCGTCGGACCGTTGATCGGCGCGTTGCTGTTCGGCGTGGCGGTCGCCCTGCCGTTCGGTCTGGACGCGGTCACCTTCCTCTGCTCGGCGATGCTGCTCAGCCGCATCCGCTACCGCGGGCCGGCCACGGCGCCAACCGCCACCGCCGGGGTGCTGTCGGAGATGCTCGCCGGCGCGAGGTGGCTGTGGCGGCACTCCCTGCTACGCAGTCTCGCCCTGCTCTCCTGCCTGATCAACCTCGCCGGCAGTGCGATGCTCGCCGTGCTCGTCGTGCACAGCACGGAGGTGCTGCACCTGAGCCCGTTCGGCTACGGCGTCATGCTGGCGTGTCAGGCTGTGGGAGCCGTGCTCGCCTCCCGGTTCGCCCCCGTGCTGACCGACCGGTTCGGCCGGGAAGGCGCCCTGGTCGCCACCGCCGTCCTGATCGCCACCAGCGAGTTGGTGCTGGCCACTGCGCCGTCCCCGTACGCGGCCGGCGTCGCCCTCGCGCTCTTCTCCTGCGGCACGGTGACCTGGAACGTGGTGGTGGTGGTGCTGCGGCAGACGCTGGTCCCCACACACCTGCTCGGCCGGGCCAACAGCGTGTACCGGCTCATCGCCTGGGGTGGCCTGCCGATCGGCGCGGCGACCGGCGGCGTCCTTGCCGCCGCAGCCGGCACGCCCGCCGTGTTCGGCGCGGGAGCGGCGGCCATGGGGGTCATCGCGGTGGCGCTGCTGCTGGGGGCCCGCCGCCACTGGATCCGCCGGATCGAGCCGGATGCGCGGCCCGCCACCGGGCACGACGTCGAGGACCGAGCGAAGGACGAACGATGA
- a CDS encoding SDR family NAD(P)-dependent oxidoreductase, with translation MTATGNGARIGRRARDLTGRRVLVTGARGTFGGHLCAALTGAGARVVGLDLRPLDGVDVPVLACDLTDPGAVPAAVAAAVDRLGGLDLLINNAGVGGPAPAELAPDAVVRQQLEVNLLAAWRTTAAALPTLEAARGRVVFVASRMALLPLPLAAAYGVSKRALVAYAESLRLEVGTHVGVSVVYPSMVASPIHDSTAAAGLSLAGVSRLEPVHGVVAAILRAATTRRPPRDVATTTRGRVELALARHAPALAERLVRRTVAGRIAAGDLDGAPLAAGLVRRHRDASG, from the coding sequence ATGACGGCGACCGGAAACGGCGCCCGGATCGGCCGGCGCGCCCGTGACCTCACCGGGCGACGGGTACTCGTCACCGGGGCCCGCGGCACGTTCGGTGGCCACCTCTGCGCGGCGCTGACCGGCGCCGGCGCCCGGGTCGTCGGGCTGGACCTGCGCCCCCTCGACGGGGTGGACGTGCCCGTCCTCGCCTGCGACCTGACCGACCCGGGGGCGGTTCCCGCCGCTGTCGCCGCGGCGGTCGACCGACTCGGCGGGCTCGACCTGCTGATCAACAACGCGGGCGTCGGCGGACCGGCCCCGGCCGAGCTGGCTCCCGACGCGGTGGTCCGCCAGCAGTTGGAGGTCAACCTGCTGGCCGCGTGGCGGACCACCGCGGCCGCTCTGCCCACCCTGGAGGCCGCCCGCGGCCGGGTCGTGTTCGTGGCCAGCCGGATGGCGTTGCTGCCGCTGCCCCTCGCGGCCGCGTACGGGGTCAGCAAGCGAGCGCTCGTCGCGTACGCCGAATCACTGCGCCTCGAAGTCGGCACGCACGTCGGCGTGAGCGTCGTCTACCCGAGCATGGTCGCCTCGCCGATCCACGACAGCACCGCGGCCGCCGGCTTGTCCCTGGCCGGGGTGTCCCGGCTGGAGCCGGTGCACGGGGTGGTGGCGGCGATCCTGCGGGCGGCCACCACCCGGCGGCCCCCCCGCGACGTGGCCACCACCACCAGGGGACGGGTCGAGTTGGCCCTCGCACGGCACGCACCGGCCCTCGCTGAGCGGCTGGTCCGGCGTACCGTCGCGGGGCGGATCGCCGCCGGGGACCTGGACGGCGCGCCCCTGGCCGCCGGCCTGGTCCGCCGCCACCGCGACGCCTCAGGCTGA
- a CDS encoding NAD(P)-binding domain-containing protein — MQPTVAVVGAGAAGLATLKALADADLPAVAFESGDQVGGLWVYEAAGSPAYRTLHLNTSRTRTEFADHPMPAHWPDYPDHASIAGWLASYADRFGLHERVRLGHTVDRVAPAPDGRWTVHADGPDGPTHVTVDAVVVANGHNRVPKPLPAYPGTCTARQLHSHAYRGPEQLANRRVLVVGGGNSAMDIAVDASHAAARTLLSLRRGVWVVPKHLFGRPSDTLNGALARRLPWRLRQRLTQAMLTAAVGPPARYGLPAPAHGFLQDHPTLSDGLLSRLTHGEIEPRPGITGFDGDLVTFDDGHADQVDLIVWCTGYQIDVPFLDPALLGDGAQTLPLYRHVFHLDASGLAFVGLMQSTGAAFPLVEAQAKLVAAQFAGTYALPSPAVQRAHIATELRAARDRWGERRPAMRVDFDAYLAQLRRELVEGTRRAARRAGRVRPLHPTVAR; from the coding sequence ATGCAGCCCACCGTGGCGGTCGTCGGCGCGGGCGCGGCCGGACTGGCTACGCTCAAAGCGCTCGCCGACGCCGATCTGCCCGCCGTGGCCTTCGAGTCCGGCGACCAGGTCGGCGGCCTGTGGGTGTACGAGGCGGCCGGCTCGCCCGCGTACCGCACCCTGCACCTGAACACCAGCCGCACCCGTACCGAGTTCGCCGACCATCCCATGCCAGCGCACTGGCCCGACTACCCCGACCACGCCAGCATCGCCGGCTGGCTCGCCAGCTACGCCGACCGGTTCGGACTGCACGAACGCGTGCGACTGGGGCACACCGTCGACCGGGTGGCCCCCGCGCCAGACGGTCGGTGGACGGTGCACGCCGACGGCCCCGACGGACCCACGCACGTCACCGTCGACGCGGTCGTCGTCGCCAACGGACACAACCGCGTGCCGAAACCGTTGCCCGCCTACCCCGGCACCTGCACCGCGCGGCAGTTGCACAGTCACGCCTACCGCGGCCCGGAACAGCTCGCCAACCGGCGGGTCCTGGTGGTCGGCGGCGGCAACTCGGCCATGGACATCGCCGTCGACGCCTCGCACGCCGCCGCACGCACCCTGCTGTCGCTGCGTCGAGGTGTGTGGGTGGTGCCGAAACACCTGTTCGGCCGCCCCTCGGACACCCTCAACGGGGCACTGGCCCGGCGGCTGCCCTGGCGGCTGCGCCAGCGCCTCACCCAGGCCATGCTCACCGCCGCCGTCGGGCCGCCGGCACGTTACGGGCTGCCCGCACCGGCGCACGGGTTCCTGCAGGACCATCCGACCCTCTCGGACGGGCTGCTGTCGCGGCTGACCCACGGCGAGATCGAGCCGCGTCCCGGCATCACCGGATTCGACGGCGACCTGGTGACCTTCGACGACGGCCACGCCGACCAGGTGGACCTGATCGTGTGGTGCACCGGCTACCAGATCGACGTTCCCTTCCTCGACCCGGCGCTGCTGGGCGACGGCGCGCAGACTCTGCCGCTGTACCGGCACGTCTTCCACCTGGACGCGTCCGGGCTGGCGTTCGTCGGCCTGATGCAGTCCACCGGTGCCGCGTTCCCGCTGGTCGAGGCGCAGGCCAAGCTGGTCGCCGCCCAGTTCGCCGGCACGTACGCGCTGCCGTCGCCCGCGGTCCAGCGGGCACACATCGCCACCGAGCTGCGCGCCGCCCGCGACCGGTGGGGCGAGCGCCGTCCCGCCATGCGGGTCGACTTCGACGCGTACCTGGCACAGTTGCGCCGGGAACTCGTCGAGGGGACCCGGCGGGCGGCCCGACGGGCCGGCCGGGTCCGGCCGCTGCATCCGACGGTGGCCCGATGA
- a CDS encoding TetR/AcrR family transcriptional regulator yields the protein MTTPRRRPGRPRRTDTPPTRERVLAAATDLFAQRGFDAVGLREVAAAAGVDVATVAHHAGTKAQLYDACFARVFTAEQQVLREAAQRARQALAAGPEKALVALHDLVDVFVDFLEDRPETTALWLRRWLEPQRHADLDARYAAPLYALVVDLLAAAAGVGALVEPTPQVAVRSLVWAVHGHVTALAAGVGSGARERREFRVFVHRFLDALYGPPSP from the coding sequence ATGACCACGCCCCGTCGCCGACCGGGTCGGCCCCGCCGCACCGACACGCCGCCGACCCGCGAGCGGGTGCTCGCCGCGGCGACCGACCTGTTCGCACAGCGGGGCTTCGACGCCGTCGGGCTGCGGGAGGTCGCCGCCGCCGCCGGCGTGGACGTGGCCACGGTCGCCCACCACGCGGGCACGAAGGCCCAGCTCTATGACGCCTGCTTCGCCCGGGTGTTCACCGCCGAGCAGCAGGTGCTGCGGGAGGCGGCGCAGCGGGCACGCCAGGCCCTGGCGGCCGGCCCGGAGAAGGCGCTGGTGGCCCTGCACGACCTGGTCGACGTGTTCGTCGACTTTCTCGAGGATCGTCCGGAGACCACCGCGCTGTGGCTGCGGCGCTGGCTCGAGCCGCAGCGGCACGCCGACCTCGACGCCCGCTACGCGGCGCCGCTGTACGCGCTGGTCGTCGATCTGCTGGCCGCGGCGGCCGGGGTCGGGGCGCTGGTCGAACCGACGCCGCAGGTGGCCGTGCGCAGCCTCGTGTGGGCGGTGCACGGGCACGTGACCGCCCTCGCCGCCGGGGTCGGGTCGGGGGCGCGCGAGCGGCGTGAGTTCCGCGTGTTCGTGCACCGGTTCCTCGACGCCCTCTACGGTCCGCCCAGCCCTTGA